DNA from Roseomonas gilardii subsp. gilardii:
CCGCCCTGGCCCCCGCGGCCTGGGCCCAGGGCGCGCCACAAGGCCCGCCGGCCGTCGGCGTCATCGAGCTGAAGCCGCGCCCGGTCACGGAAAGCACGGAATTCGTCGGCCGCGTCGAGGCCACGGACCGCGTGGACCTCAAGGCCCGCGTCACCGGCTTCATGCAGGAGCGCCTGTTCCAGGAAGGCCAGGAGGTCAAGCGCGGCGACGTGCTCTACCGGCTGGAGCGCCCGCCCTTCGAGGCCCAGGTGGCCCAGGCCCAGGCCTCCGTCGCCTCGGCCGAGGCGGAGCTGACCAATGCCCGCGTCTCCCTCGCCCGCGCCCAGGACCTGGCGCGCAGCAACTACGGCACCCGCGCCAACCTGGACACGGCGACCGCCCAGGAACGCACCGCCAACGCCAACCTGCTCTCCGCCCAGGCCCAGCTCCGCGTGGCGCAGATCAACCTCGGCTACACCAACATCATCGCGCCGATCGACGGGCGGATCGGCCGCACCAACCTGACCATCGGCAACGTGGTGAGCCCCGATACCGGCACCCTGGCGACCATCGTGTCGCAGGACCCGATGCGCGTCTCCTTCCCCATCAGCTCCCGCGCCGCCACCCAGCTCTACCAGCGCTATGCCAATCGTGGCGGCATCGACGCCGTGCGCGTCCGTATCCGCCTGAACACCGGCGACCTGTACCCCGAGAGCGGGCGGATCGAGTTCATCGACAACCAGATCAACCGCAACACGGACACGATCCTGGTGCGCGCCCTCATCGCCAACCCGGTGCGCGGCCACACCCCCAATGGCGGCACGGTGCCCAGCCGCTCGCTGATCGACGGCCAGTTCGTCAATGTCTATGTCGAGGGCGTGGAGCCGGTGCAGGCCATCGTGGTGCCCCGCGCCGCCGTGCTGCAGGACCAGCAGGGCTCCTACGTCTTCATCGTGGACGGGGAGAAGAAGGCCCAGCGCCGCGACGTCACCCTCGGCCGCGCCCTCGGCGCGGATACGGTGGTGGAGAAGGGCCTGAACCCCGGCGACACCATGATCACCGAGGGCATCCAGCGCGTCCGTCCCGGGCAGGTGGTGAACCCCGCCCCGGCCGCGCCCGCCGCGGCCCCGGCCGCCGGCCCGGTCCAGCCCGGCAGCGCCCCCGCCGGCAGCGCCCCCGCCGGCAGCGCCCCAACCAGCGCCCCATCCGGCAATGCCCCCGCCGGCACGCCCCCGGCCAGCGCCCCGAACGGCGGCAGCCAGCCGGGCGGCAGCCAGGCGCCCTCGACACAGCCGGCCTCCCCGGCCCAGCGGAATCCCGGCTGACCGACGATGATCTCCTCCCTCTTCGTCGACCGGCCGAGGCTGGCCTTCGTCATCTCCATCGTGATCACCATCGCGGGTGCCATCTCGCTGATGCGGATCCCGGTGGCCCAGTTCCCGGACATCGTGCCGCCCCAGGTGCAGGTCAGCGCCACCTATCCGGGCGCCAATGCCGCGGTGATCGAGAGCACCGTCGCCCAGGTGCTGGAGGCGCAGATCAACGGCGTCGAGAACATGATCTACATGTCCTCGAAGAGCGCCAATGACGGCACCTACAGCCTCACCGTCTCCTTCTCCCTCGGCACCAACGGCGACATCGCCACGGTGAACGTGAACAACCGCGTCCAGGCCGCCCTGGCGCGGCTGCCGCAGGAAGTCCAGCGCAGCGGCGTCACCGTGCGCAAGCGATCCTCCTCGGTGCTGCTCTTCGCCACCCTCTATTCCGAGGGCAACGCGCAGTCGCCGCTCTTCCTGTCGAACTACTTCACCATCAACATGAAGGACACGATAGCCCGCGTCCCGGGCGTGGGCGACGTGTCGATCTTCGGCGCGCAGGACTATTCCATGCGCGTCTGGTTCAACGTGGACCGCCTGGTCAGCCTGAACCTCACCCCCTCCGACATCGTCGCGGCGGTGCAGGCGCAGAACGTGCAGGCCGCGGTGGGCCGCCTGGGCGGCCAGCCCGCGCCGGACACGCAGCAGTTCCAGATGACGCTGCAGACCCAGGGGCGCCTGACCAGCCCCGAGGAATTCGGCAACATCATCATCCGCGCCAACACGGACGGCTCGGTGCTGCGGCTGCGCGACATCGCGCGGCTGGAGCTCGGCGCGCAGACCATGGAGACGGAGAACCGCTTCAACGGCCAGCCCTCCGTCGCCTTCGCGGTCTACCTGTCGCCGGGCGCCAACGCGGTGAACGTCGCCGCCGCCGTGCACAAGACGCTGGAACAGCTCAGCCAGCGCTTCCCCACGGGGATGAAGACCCAGGTCTTCTACGACACCACCGACTTCGTGAACGACACGATCCACGAGGTCATCCGCACCCTGATCGAGGCCTTCGTCCTCGTCGTCGCGGTGGTGTTCTTCTTCCTCGGCTCCTGGCGCGCCACCATCGTGCCGACCATCGCCGTGCCGGTCAGCCTGATCGGCGCCTTCATCGTGCTGCTCGGCCTCGGCTACTCGGCCAACACCATCTCGCTGCTCGCCATGGTGCTGGCCATCGGCATCGTGGTCGACGACGCCATCGTGGTGGTCGAGAATGTCGAGCGCGTGATGGAGGAGGAACCCCACCTCACCCCGGCCGAGGCCACCAAGAAGGCGATGAGCGAGATCACCGCGCCGATCATCGCCATCACCCTGGTGCTGCTCTCGGTCTTCGTGCCGATCGCCTTCATCCCCGGCCTTTCGGGCGAGATGTTCCGCCAGTTCGCGGTGACCATCTCCGCCTCGATGCTGATCTCGGCGGTCAACGCCCTGTCGCTCTCGCCGGCGCTGTGCTCCATCCTGCTGCGGCCGAGCCCCCATGCGGCCCATGGCGGCGGCCGGCGCGGCATCATGGGCCGCGTCCTGAACGGCATCGACTGGACCCGCGACCGCTATGCCGGGATCGTGGCGCGGCTGGTCCGCGTCTCCGCCCTGTCGGTGCTGCTGATCGCGGTGCTGGCCTTCGGCACCTGGGAACTGTCGCGCCGCACCCCCACGGGCTTCCTGCCCGCGGAGGACCAGGGCGCCTTCTTCGTCCAGGCCCAGCTCCCCCGCCGCCAGCGTCTCCCGCTCGCGCGAGGTGGCCCGGCAGATCGAGGACATGGTCCGGCAGAACCCGGCCGTGCTGGGCACCCTCTCGGTGGTCGGCTTCTCCCTCATCGACGGCGGCGCCCAGTCCAACTCCGCCTTCGTCGTGGTGCGCATGAAGCCCTTCGCCGACCGGGAGGGCGCCATGGGCAGCGTCCAGGCCGCCATCGGCCGCGTCTTCGGCCAGGTGCAGTCCATCCGCACCGCCAATGCCTTCGCCTTCAACGTGCCGCCCATCCAGGGCCTCGGCACCGGCGGCGGCTTCGAATACGTGCTGCAGGACTATGAGGGCCGTTCGCCCGCCGATCTCGGCTCCGCCGCCCTGGGGCTGATCGCGGCGGCGAACCAGGACCCGCGCCTGTCGGCGGTCTTCACCACCTTCACCGCCAACACGCCGAGCCTCTACCTCGACGTGGACCGCGACAAGGCACAGGCCCTCCAGGTGCCGATCAGCAGCATCTTCTCCACGCTGCAATCGACCCTCGGCGGCTACTACGTGAACGACTTCAACCTCTTCGGCCGCACCTGGCAGGTGAACCTGCAGGCCGAGTTCCCCGACCGCGCCAATGTCGAGGACCTGTGGCGCATCTTCATCCGCAACTCGAACGGGGAGATGGTCCCGCTCAGCGCCCTGGCCACGGCCCGGGTGGTGCTGGGGCCGCAGACCATCGGCCGCTACAACAACTACCGCGCCATCACCATCCAGGGCTCGCCGCGCGCCGGCGTCTCCTCGGGCGATGCGCTGAACGCGATGCAGGAACTGTCGGGCCGCACCCTGCCCGCCGGCTACGGCTTCGAATGGACCGGCACCGCCTACCAGGAACGCCTGGCCTCCGGCCAGACGGGCATCATCCTGGCGCTCGCCGTGCTCTTCGCCTTCCTCTTCCTCGTGGCCCTCTACGAGAGCTGGACCATCCCGGTGCCGGTGCTGCTCTCGGTGATCGTGGCCATCACCGGCGCCTTCCTCGGCGTGCTGTTCAGCGGGCTCTCGCTGGACATCTACGCCCAGATCGGCCTCGTCGTGCTCATCGCCCTCGCGGCGAAGAACGGCATCCTGATCGTGGAATTCGCCAAGGAGGCCCGGGAGGGCGGCAAGAGCATCCGCGAGGCCGCCATCGAGGGATCGCGCCTGCGCTTCCGCGCGATCATGATGACCTCGATCGCCTTCATCCTCGGCCTGTTGCCGCTGGTGACGGCGACCGGCGCCGCCGCCGCCTCCCGCCGCGCGGTGGGCACGCCCGTCTTCTGGGGCATGCTCGCCGCCTCGCTGGTCGGCATCTTCTTCATCCCCATGCTCTACGTGACCTTCCAGTCCCTGCGCGAGCGCGTGAAGGGCTGGATGGGCAGCACCGGGGAGACCGCCCGCCGGCCCAGCCGGCGGCCTGATCGCGGAAGACACGCACCGGGACGGGCCCCGCCCGCCCCGGTGCCCGCGCCGCCCTATGCCACGGCGCGGAACCCCAGGACGAAGTCGATCACCTCGTCGAGCGGCATCTCGCAGGGCCGCAGCAGCGCCTTGCCTTCCCTGCCCAGATAGATGTTGCAGCTGATCCGGCCGGTGCCGCCCAGCTCCTCACCATACAGCCAGCGCCGGCGGCCATCGCCCGAACTGGCGAGCGTGACGCCATAGCGCCGGCCGGCATAACGCCCCTCGCTGTAGCCCTGCGGCAGCCTTCCCAGCCTCGCCAGGAAGGCCTCGACCCTGTCGCTCATGGCGCGACAACGTCCAGGGACATCCGATGTCCCCCCGGTTCATGCACAGGCCCGAAATTCTTGCCAAATTAGGAATATTTTGCTATTCCTGAGCCATGTCCCACCCTGCTCCCCTCACCGACAGCGAGTTCGCCACCCTCCAGCCCTTCCTCCATGCCCCTTCGGACATCCCCCGCCGAGGCCGCCCCACCGACCACCGCGCCCGGCTGGACGCCATCTTCCACCTCGCCGGCACCACCCTGCCCTGGTCCGCCTTGCCAGGCTGCTTCGGTCCCCACGCCACCGTCGCCCGCCACTTCCGCCGCCTCACCCATGCCGGCTTCTGGGAACGCCTCCTCGCCACCCTGGCCAAGGCCCCGCCGCACCACCCGCTCCAGGCCCTGCGCCACCGCATCTGCCGCGCCGCGCGCCGTGCCCACCGCCTCCTCGGCCCGCGCCTGGCCCTCCTCGCCCGCCGCCTGGAACTCCGCGAAGCCCTGCCTGGCCCGCCCTGGCTGCTCCCCGACCCGGATTTGTCCGAAACCCTCGCCCGCGCGAAAATCCCGCCCTTCCCAACGGCTTACGGCTCGGTCACGCCCTACCGGCGGATGCTCCGCGCCCTGGCCGCCCTGCATCGCACCGCCGCCGGCCGCGCCCGCCTCCCCCGCTCCCTGCGCCTGGGCTGGCTCTGATGCGATGCCCACCGCATCCGTCCCCCTTCCCAGCCGCCCCGCTCCCGGCCGATGATGCCGGCCGGTTTCCGGGTGGGAGCACAAGAATCATGGCCAAGTTCGGCCTCAGCCAATCCCTGCGTCGCGTCGAGGACCCTCGCCTCCTGAAGGGCGAGGGCCGCTACACCGACGACCTCACCGTCGCCGGCGCCGCCACGGGCTACCTGCTGCGCAGCCCGCACGCCCATGCGACCATCCTCTCCATCGACACCGCTGATGCGCGGGCCATGCCCGGCGTGCTCGCCATCTACACGGCGGAGGATCTGGCGGCGGACGGACTCGGCCCCCTGCCCCATGCCGGCAGCCTGAAGAACCGCGACGGCTCGCGCTCCGCCAATGCCCCGCGCTTCCTGCTCGCCAGCGGCAAGGTGCGCCATGTCGGCGATCCGGTGGCCTTCGTGGTCGCGGAAAGCCTCGGCGCCGCCAAGGACGCGGCCGAGGCCATCCTGGTGGACTACGACCCGCTCCCCGCCTGCACCGACCTCGCCACGGCCAACGACCCCGGCCAGCCCCTGGTCTTCGACGATGTGCCGGAGAACCGCGTCTTCGACTGGGCGATCGGCGACAAGGCGAAGACCGACGCGCTCTTCGACTCCGCCGCGCATGTCACGCGCCTGACCGTGGTGAACAACCGCATCGTCGTCGCCTCGATGGAGGGCCGGGCGGCGCTCGCGGAATACGACCCCGCCACGGAACGCTTCACCCTCCAGGCCACCAGCCAGGGCGCCTGGCACCTGAAGGACATGCTGGCCGAGCACGTCTTCAAGCTGCCCAAGGAGAAGTTCCGCGTCGTCACCCATGATGTCGGCGGCGGCTTCGGCATGAAGCTCTTCTGCTACGTCGAATACGGGCTGGCCTGCTACGCCGCCCGCAGGCTGGGCCGCCCGGTGAAGTGGACGGCGGAGCGCAGCGAGGCCTTCGTCTCCGACACGCATGGCCGCGACAACATCACCCTGGGCGAGCTGGCGCTGGACAAGGACGGGAAGTTCCTGGCCCTGCGCACCCGCAACCTCGCCAACATGGGCGCCTATCTCTCGCAGTTCGCCGGCTTCATCCCCACCGCCGCGGGCACCAAGGTCCTCGCCAGCGTCTACGGCTTCCAGGCCATCTACGCCCATGTCATCGGCGCGCTGACCCACACCACCCCGGTGGACGCCTATCGCGGCGCCGGCCGCCCCGAAAGCAACTACCTCGTCGAGCGCCTGATCGACGCCGCCGCCCGCGAGCTCGGCATCGACCGTGCCGAACTGCGCCGCCGCAACATGGTGCCGCCCAGCGCCATGCCGCACACCACCCCGGTCGGCCAGAAATACGACAGCGGCGACTTCGCCCGGGTGCTGGACGAGGCGCTGGAGCGTGCCGACTGGGCCGGCTTTCCCGCCCGGCAGGCGGAGGCCCGCGCCCGCGGCAAGCGGCGCGGCATCGGCCTCGCCTACTATCTCGAAGCCACCGGCGGCGACCCGAGCGAGCGCGCCGAGGTCCGCTTCACCGAGGACGGGCATGTCGAGGTCCTGGTCGGCACCCAGTCCACCGGCCAGGGGCACGAGACCGCCTACACCATGATCATCGCCGAGCGCCTCGGCGTGCCGGTGGACAGGATCCGGGTCCGCCAGGGCGATTCCGACGAGATCCCGACCGGCGGCGGCACCGGCGGCGCCCGCTCCTCTATTCCGAAGGGACCGCCCTGCTCGCCACCGCCTCCACGGTGCTGGAACGCGGCAAGCAGGCGGCCAGCGAGGCGCTGGAAGCCTCGCCCGCCGATATCGAATTCACCACCAGCGGCGCGCTCGACGGCGGCGGCCGCTTCAGCATCGCCGGCACCGACCGGGGGATCGGCATCCTGGAGCTCGCCGCCCGCCAGCGCGCCGCCGCCGCGCGGGGCGAGCCGGCGACGCTGCTCGACGCCGCCGAGGTCGCCGAGGTGCCCTTCGGCACCTTCCCGAACGGCTGCCACATCGCGGAGGTCGAGGTGGACCCGGAGACCGGGCTGATCGAGGTCGCCCGCTACCTCGTCGTCGATGACGTGGGCCATGCCATCAACCCGCTGATCGTGCGCGGCCAGGTGCATGGCGGCGTCGCCCAGGGCATCGGCCAGGCGCTGCACGAGCGCACGGTCTATGACCCGGAAAGCGGCCAGCTCCTCTCCGCCTCCTTCATGGACTACGCCCTGCCGCGCGCCGAGGACCTGCCCGCCATCGAGGTGGATCTGGTCGAGATCCCCTGCGAGACCAACCCGCTCGGCGTGAAGGGCGCCGGCGAGGCCGGGGCGGTGGGCTCGCCGCCCGCGGTGATGAACGCGCTGGTCGATGCCCTCTCGGCCGATGGCGTCACCCATCTCGACATGCCCGCCACGCCCGAGCGCGTCTGGCAGGCCCTGGCCAGGGTGGCCTGATGGGGATGGCGCCGCCGGATCGCCCCCCCGGCGGCGCTCACCCCATCCCTGTCCGGATCGTACCCGGAATGCCCGTCAGGGCAGGGTGATACGCGGCATGGCGCAGGTATCGAGGCCCTTCCGGTCCTCCACCCCGCCATCGGCATAGACCACCCGCAGGTCATAGACGCAGGCCCCCGGCTCCCGCGCCACCGAGCGCGCCGCCCCGGGCGGGATGGCACCCCGCGGCCCCAGCAGCTCCGGCCCCCAGTTCCCCGCCGTGGAAGGCGTGGCGTAGAGCTGCGTGACCGCGCGGCCGGAGCGGTTCACCAGGCTGAAGGCCGCCGCGCCGGGCACCATGCCGTCACCAGTGCCATATCCGGGGCCATATCCGGGGCCAGCGCCACGCGGCACGGGTGCGAAGACCACCTGCCGCTGCTGGCAGACATCGACGCCGCGCTGGTCCAGCACCAGCCCCGCCACGGTCACGGCCCGCAGGTCCAGCATGCAGCCGCCCGCCCCGTCCAGCCGGATACGGCGGCTGCCGCCATCAGACAGCGGGCCGCCGCGCAGCCGCTCCGGCCCCCAGTTCGGCACCTGGGCCGGCGTCGCATAGACCGAGCGGATCGCCTCCCCCGTGCGGTTGAGCAGGGTGAAATCGGTTCCCTGGGCCCGGGCGGGACCGGCCATGACCAGCAGGGCAACCAAGGGGGCAGCCAATGGGGCAACCCAGAAGGCGACCGGAACGGCAGGCCGGATCATCTCCCCACTCCTTTCACGATGGCCGGTGCCGGGTCAGCCAGGCGGCAGGGTGATGCGTTGCCGCAGCATCCGCACATCCGCCTCGCGCGGATGCGCGGTGCCGGGGCTGGACACGGCGGCCGCGCCGGCGGCCATGCCCCAGGCGAAGGCGTCCTCCGGCTCCGCGCCACGGGACAGCGCCATCACCATGGCCGCCAGGAAGCTGTCACCGGCTCCCACCGCGCCCTTCACCTCGACCTTGAGCGCCGGCAGGCGGATGGTGCGCTTCTCCGTGGCCAGGATCGCCCCATCGGCGCCCAGCGTGACCGCCAGGATGCGCGTCCTGCCGGAGCGGACGATCTCGGTGGCGGCCGCCTCCTGCTCGCGCGGGTCCTTCAGTTCGCGCCCCGCCAGGGTCTGGAACTCGCTCAGGCTGGGCTTCACGAGATCGACGGGCGCCTCCAGCGCCTGGATCAGCGCCTGGCCGGAGGTGTCCAGCACGAAGCGCAGCCCGCGCCCGGCGGCGATCCGCGCGGCACGGGTGTAGAAATCCACCGGCACGCCGCGCGGCAGGCTGCCGCTGCAGACCAGCCAGCCGCCTTCCACGGTCTCCAGCACGCCCAGCGCCGCCTGCCATTCGGAATCGGCGATCAGCGGCCCTTCGGGCACGAAGCGGTATTCCAGGCCGGTGGAACGCTCCAGCACGGTCTGGCTGATGCGGGTGAAGCCCTGCACGGCGATGGACTGGCGCGGCACCCCGGCCTCGTCCAGCAGTTCCTCCAGCAGATGGCCCGTGGCACCGCCCGCCAGCATCAGGGCCAGGGTCTCGCCGCCGAATGCCTTCACCACGCGGGACACGTTGATACCGCCGCCACCGGGGTCATGGGCCTCGGATTCGGTGCGGATCTTGTGGATCGGTCGGATCTTCTCCGCGACGCTGGTCAGGTCCACCGACGGGTTCAGCGTCAGCGTCACGATGCGGGATTTCGTCAATGGCGCGTGTCCTGATCCTTGGGTTTCCCGCCGGAGCATGCCATGCCCCGGCCGCCCTCTCTCCACCACGGGCGCGGCCACGATGCCGCTACCCGGCCTGCTACTCTGCGTAGATCATCTTCCGTGTCATGCCGCCGTCGGTGATGAATTCCGCCCCGGTGACGAAGCCGCTGTCCGGCCCCAGCAGCCAGGCGATCAGCGCCGCCGTGTCCTCCGGGCGGCCGACCCGTCCCGCGGGGTGCTGGGCATGGTCCTCGGGGCGCAGCGCCTCGCCCTTCGTGTCGATC
Protein-coding regions in this window:
- a CDS encoding efflux RND transporter periplasmic adaptor subunit, which translates into the protein MLGRIAKGSLGLSLGWSALLAPATLVASTFATPVLLPSLGLSALAPAAWAQGAPQGPPAVGVIELKPRPVTESTEFVGRVEATDRVDLKARVTGFMQERLFQEGQEVKRGDVLYRLERPPFEAQVAQAQASVASAEAELTNARVSLARAQDLARSNYGTRANLDTATAQERTANANLLSAQAQLRVAQINLGYTNIIAPIDGRIGRTNLTIGNVVSPDTGTLATIVSQDPMRVSFPISSRAATQLYQRYANRGGIDAVRVRIRLNTGDLYPESGRIEFIDNQINRNTDTILVRALIANPVRGHTPNGGTVPSRSLIDGQFVNVYVEGVEPVQAIVVPRAAVLQDQQGSYVFIVDGEKKAQRRDVTLGRALGADTVVEKGLNPGDTMITEGIQRVRPGQVVNPAPAAPAAAPAAGPVQPGSAPAGSAPAGSAPTSAPSGNAPAGTPPASAPNGGSQPGGSQAPSTQPASPAQRNPG
- a CDS encoding transposase — encoded protein: MSHPAPLTDSEFATLQPFLHAPSDIPRRGRPTDHRARLDAIFHLAGTTLPWSALPGCFGPHATVARHFRRLTHAGFWERLLATLAKAPPHHPLQALRHRICRAARRAHRLLGPRLALLARRLELREALPGPPWLLPDPDLSETLARAKIPPFPTAYGSVTPYRRMLRALAALHRTAAGRARLPRSLRLGWL
- a CDS encoding 1-phosphofructokinase family hexose kinase, translating into MTKSRIVTLTLNPSVDLTSVAEKIRPIHKIRTESEAHDPGGGGINVSRVVKAFGGETLALMLAGGATGHLLEELLDEAGVPRQSIAVQGFTRISQTVLERSTGLEYRFVPEGPLIADSEWQAALGVLETVEGGWLVCSGSLPRGVPVDFYTRAARIAAGRGLRFVLDTSGQALIQALEAPVDLVKPSLSEFQTLAGRELKDPREQEAAATEIVRSGRTRILAVTLGADGAILATEKRTIRLPALKVEVKGAVGAGDSFLAAMVMALSRGAEPEDAFAWGMAAGAAAVSSPGTAHPREADVRMLRQRITLPPG